The following is a genomic window from Sulfitobacter pontiacus.
GCCCGCATGCCGCGCGATAGATTACCCATTGGCCAACGCGATGCGCCTGGGTTACACAAAACCGTCCAATGACAACGCTTTGCTGGACAAATGTAGTGAGTGCCGTAGGTTTCGGTGTAACGCTGGAAACCCGTTCAGGTGGAGAAAAGGCCCGTGCAAATGGACCGACAAGAAATCGAAAACTTGATTGCCCGTGTCGCGTTGAAAGACCGCGCGGCGTTTGACCAGCTCTATGATCGTGTTTCTGCGAAACTTTTCGGGGTTTGTCTGCGTGTGTTGAACAAACGCGCCGCAGCAGAGGACGCCATGCAAGACAGTTTCGTCAAAATCTGGAACAATGCCGATAAGTATAATGCCAATGGCCTGAGCCCGATGACGTGGCTGATCACCATTGCACGAAATACCTCTATCGACCGTCTGCGGGCCCGCAAAAAAGGCCATCAGGACGTGAACACGCCCGGTTTTGAACTTGTTTCCCCCGGTCCCACGCCCGAACAATACGCCGTTGCCTCGTCAGAGGCGTCGCGCCTGTCGGGCTGTCTTGATACGCTGGAAGAAGACCGTGGCAAAGCCATTCGGGGTGCCTATCTGGATGGCGAGACCTATTCCGATCTGGCCGAACGCTTCGGCGTGCCGCTGAATACGATGCGAACCTGGCTGCGCCGTGGCCTGATCGCCCTGCGGGAGTGTATGAGCCAATGACCCAAACGCCTGAAACACCCCATGATGATGATCTTCTGGCCGCCGAAATGGTGCTGGGCCTGTCGTCTGACGACGATATGATCGCGGCGCGTCATCGCATTGCGACTGAACGTGATTTCGCAGACCGCGTTGTCTTCTGGCAGGAACGCCTGACCGCAATGACCGACGGAATCGATCCCGTCTCGCCGTCCGCGCGCGTGAAGAAAAAGCTGATGGCGCAGGTCTTCCCGAAGCAGCGGGTTTCGATCCTGCAACGTTTGTGGCTCTGGCAGGGGATGGCGATGGCATCGCTGCTATTTGCGGGCTACCTTGGCGTGCAACTGCTTGAGATCAACACACGTCCGGGCGACGATCAACCGACCGTTCTGGCGGCACAGCTGGTCAGCGACACCAGCCCGTTGCAAGTGTTGGCCGTGGTCGAACCGGTCAAGCACGAGATCGCGCTACGCCGCGTTTCGGGCGCCGCGAACGAGGGGCGTGTGCTAGAACTTTGGGCGATCCTGCCCGATCAGGCTCCGGTTTCCTTGGGCGTTCTGCCCGACAGCGAGACGACGCGGATTCTTGTTCCGGCAGAGCTGCGCAGCCAGGCGGCACAGATCACGCTGGCGATTTCGGATGAACCCGTCGGCGGCTCGCCCACGGGGGCGCCTACGGGCGATGTCCTGGCCGCAGGGGCTATGTCTGAACTGTAATCCGGGTTTTATCGGGGTCGCTGACTATTCAAACAAAGACTTCGTCCGCTTTCATGTGGGCGAAGTCGTTGTTTCTTAACGGTATTTGAGAAAGTTTAATAAAAACTTTGGTTTTTTGCGTTTTCGGTGAAACTTCTCGTTTTCTACTTCCGTGTATTTCCACAACTCAGGCCGACACTGGTTGCAAGCCCATGTCGCTGAGGGACCGTGCCGTGTTTTTGGCGGGGTTTGGTAACGAGTTTGTTGGCGTGGAACCATGCATTCCGCCAACGGGTTTATCCAGTATCGGCACCTCGCGTGCCTTGTAACGAGTACCGCCGGATGTCAGCGCCATGCGCGACGTCCGGCGGCCCTTTCAACAGACATCCAATCTATCCGCAGTACCGCAACCTTAAGGGGGCATTATGAAACGCCGGAATTTCCTGAAATGCACAACGATGACGATGGCGGCCTTGCCGTTTGGCGTAGGGGGGGCGGCGCAGGCCGGGACCGTGGCACAGGGCGACTTTGAAGTCAGCCGCACCCCTGCCGAATGGCGCGCGCAACTGGGCGATGACGCATATGCCGTCCTGCGCGAGGGGGATACCGAACGCGCATTTACCAGCCCGCTGAACGATGAGGTCCGCAAAGGCGTGTTCCATTGCAAGGGTTGTGATCAGGCGCTTTATAGCTCCGAGACCAAGTTCAAAAGCGGCACCGGCTGGCCAAGCTTCTTCGCCCCGCTGGACGATGCTGTCGAAACGATGCCGGACAAGGGTTTCTTTACCACGCGGACCGAGGTGCATTGCGACCGCTGCGGCGGCCATCTGGGTCATGTGTTCGATGATGGTCCTGCACCCACGGGCAAACGCCACTGTATTAACGGTTTGGCGATGACCTTTAAGCCCGCCGCCGCCTGATGCAGCGGGTTGAGAGAGTTGCGATTTACACGGGCCGCCTGCTTTTGGCGGCCCTTTTCGTCGCGGGATTTGTGCAAAAGCTCGTGGACCCTGCAGCGGCGCAGGGTTTGCTGTCGGATCGCGGATTGCCCGTGTTCCTCGTCTGGCCCGCGATGCTGTTCAACGGGGTGGCGGCGATCAGCCTGATCTTCGGTCTCTGGCTCGCCCCCATGAGCGCAGCACTCGCGCTTTATTGTATGGCAACGAGCATTTTCCACTT
Proteins encoded in this region:
- a CDS encoding sigma-70 family RNA polymerase sigma factor, whose product is MDRQEIENLIARVALKDRAAFDQLYDRVSAKLFGVCLRVLNKRAAAEDAMQDSFVKIWNNADKYNANGLSPMTWLITIARNTSIDRLRARKKGHQDVNTPGFELVSPGPTPEQYAVASSEASRLSGCLDTLEEDRGKAIRGAYLDGETYSDLAERFGVPLNTMRTWLRRGLIALRECMSQ
- a CDS encoding anti-sigma factor domain-containing protein: MTQTPETPHDDDLLAAEMVLGLSSDDDMIAARHRIATERDFADRVVFWQERLTAMTDGIDPVSPSARVKKKLMAQVFPKQRVSILQRLWLWQGMAMASLLFAGYLGVQLLEINTRPGDDQPTVLAAQLVSDTSPLQVLAVVEPVKHEIALRRVSGAANEGRVLELWAILPDQAPVSLGVLPDSETTRILVPAELRSQAAQITLAISDEPVGGSPTGAPTGDVLAAGAMSEL
- the msrB gene encoding peptide-methionine (R)-S-oxide reductase MsrB; its protein translation is MKRRNFLKCTTMTMAALPFGVGGAAQAGTVAQGDFEVSRTPAEWRAQLGDDAYAVLREGDTERAFTSPLNDEVRKGVFHCKGCDQALYSSETKFKSGTGWPSFFAPLDDAVETMPDKGFFTTRTEVHCDRCGGHLGHVFDDGPAPTGKRHCINGLAMTFKPAAA
- a CDS encoding DoxX family protein, which translates into the protein MQRVERVAIYTGRLLLAALFVAGFVQKLVDPAAAQGLLSDRGLPVFLVWPAMLFNGVAAISLIFGLWLAPMSAALALYCMATSIFHFIPDDPWQMSIFVKNWAIAGGLLVLAGHAAQHRRGSGAAGFGP